A single region of the Gilliamella apis genome encodes:
- a CDS encoding DUF4139 domain-containing protein — translation MKIHKIALAIALISGSALANNNVTLNKVTLFLQGAELQGQSTVLLTKGESEIILTGIANNVKPDSINVGFGNNDVKILSTSLNNKYAGSINNDQDIQKVIDKLQQLQEKHDIVEIQLKVVNEQVSLLQGNRLDSLVKSGSADLVAMKNALDFVKANLILTLNEQSRLQKEIDLLDEQIKQCQTQIDEMQEADKLHNAVVVKVISNKDITLPITLSYVTSEAGWEPIYDVRVADINSPLQLTYKAAIYQNSGLDWQNVDFSLSTSNPSKGISAPEINPWYIDVYSEKSGLFFSKSEKEEYYERESKSRLVEPGQNTKVNTLGINTHFDVKLPHTIKTNSENNILTLQTKEVEASYHYISTPKLDSSVYLLAQIRDWDKLNLFSGKANIFFNGDFVGETTISTQSAKETLDFSLGRDKNILIARNRNVKETSTPLLSGDDISQKYAYTIDVKNNKTLPIDIEVNDQLPVILNKTVILADTKYDGAQYDKQTGLLTWRFTLNPNETKDLNLGFKLTYPNDKEEDIYGL, via the coding sequence ATGAAAATTCATAAAATTGCATTGGCGATTGCATTAATTTCAGGGAGTGCTTTGGCAAATAATAATGTTACATTAAATAAAGTAACTTTGTTTTTACAAGGTGCCGAATTACAAGGTCAGTCAACTGTTTTATTAACTAAAGGTGAAAGTGAAATCATATTAACAGGTATCGCTAATAATGTTAAGCCTGATTCAATCAATGTTGGTTTTGGTAATAATGATGTCAAAATATTGTCGACATCATTAAATAATAAATATGCTGGAAGTATTAATAATGATCAGGATATTCAAAAAGTTATTGATAAACTGCAACAACTACAAGAAAAGCATGATATTGTAGAAATTCAATTAAAAGTGGTGAATGAACAAGTTTCACTTTTGCAAGGTAATCGCTTAGATAGTTTAGTTAAAAGTGGATCTGCTGATTTAGTTGCCATGAAAAATGCACTTGATTTTGTGAAAGCTAATCTAATTTTGACATTAAATGAACAAAGTCGATTACAAAAAGAAATTGATTTGTTAGATGAACAAATTAAACAATGCCAAACCCAAATAGATGAAATGCAAGAAGCTGACAAATTACATAATGCGGTTGTTGTCAAAGTCATTTCCAATAAAGATATTACATTACCTATTACACTTTCATATGTTACCTCTGAAGCTGGTTGGGAACCGATTTATGATGTCCGAGTTGCCGATATTAATTCGCCTTTACAATTGACCTATAAAGCAGCAATTTATCAAAACAGTGGTTTAGATTGGCAAAATGTCGATTTTAGTTTATCAACCTCTAATCCAAGTAAAGGTATATCTGCCCCAGAAATTAATCCATGGTATATTGATGTTTATAGTGAAAAAAGTGGTCTATTTTTTTCCAAGTCCGAGAAAGAAGAATATTACGAACGAGAATCAAAATCAAGATTGGTAGAGCCTGGCCAAAATACCAAAGTTAATACTTTAGGTATCAATACCCATTTTGATGTTAAATTACCTCATACTATCAAAACCAATAGTGAAAATAATATTCTTACATTGCAGACAAAAGAAGTTGAAGCTAGTTATCATTATATTTCAACGCCTAAATTAGATAGTAGTGTTTATTTACTAGCACAGATAAGAGACTGGGATAAACTGAATCTATTCTCAGGAAAAGCCAATATCTTCTTTAATGGAGATTTTGTTGGTGAGACAACTATCTCAACCCAAAGTGCTAAAGAGACATTGGATTTTTCATTAGGACGTGATAAAAACATTTTAATCGCCCGCAATCGTAATGTTAAAGAAACCTCAACTCCATTACTATCTGGTGATGATATTTCACAAAAGTATGCTTATACTATTGATGTCAAAAATAATAAAACATTGCCAATTGATATAGAAGTTAATGATCAGCTACCGGTAATTTTAAATAAAACCGTAATACTTGCTGATACCAAATATGATGGTGCTCAATATGATA